In the Paenibacillus pabuli genome, one interval contains:
- a CDS encoding carbohydrate ABC transporter permease, with amino-acid sequence MAAIATGKKRVNRSLSGSLSLFALLLVFGAFMVLPLIYAINNAFKPLDEIFTFPPTLFVKNPTFSNFTDLLNLLSDSWVPFSRYIFNTVFITGIGIVGHVLLASAAAYPLAKHKFPGKVFMFQVVVLSLMFTPAVTAIPNYMIMSWLGWIDTYWAVIIPAFAYSLGLYLMKQFMEQIPDALLEAAKIDGASEYRIFWSIVMPNVKPAWLTLIILLFQMLWGSDGNGYIYSEQLKTLHYAAGQIIQGGISRAGAGAAVALILMSVPITLFIFSQSRIIETMASSGMKD; translated from the coding sequence ATGGCTGCAATTGCGACTGGAAAAAAGCGGGTGAATCGCTCGTTATCCGGTAGTCTCTCCCTGTTTGCCCTTCTGCTCGTATTTGGTGCCTTCATGGTACTGCCGCTGATCTATGCGATCAACAATGCGTTCAAACCGTTGGATGAGATTTTCACCTTTCCGCCGACCTTGTTTGTCAAAAATCCAACGTTCAGCAACTTTACGGATTTGCTGAATCTGCTCAGTGACTCGTGGGTGCCATTCTCACGATATATTTTCAACACCGTATTTATTACGGGCATCGGTATCGTAGGTCACGTGCTCTTGGCTTCTGCAGCGGCCTATCCGCTTGCCAAGCATAAATTTCCCGGCAAAGTGTTCATGTTCCAGGTGGTTGTGCTGTCGCTCATGTTCACACCTGCGGTGACGGCCATCCCCAATTATATGATCATGTCTTGGCTCGGTTGGATCGACACATATTGGGCCGTGATCATTCCGGCATTCGCCTACTCACTCGGTCTGTATCTGATGAAACAGTTTATGGAGCAGATTCCGGATGCCCTGCTGGAAGCGGCGAAGATTGATGGTGCAAGTGAATACCGGATTTTCTGGTCGATTGTGATGCCGAACGTGAAGCCGGCCTGGCTGACCTTGATCATCCTGCTGTTTCAGATGTTATGGGGCAGTGACGGCAATGGCTATATTTACAGCGAGCAGCTCAAGACGCTGCATTATGCTGCAGGCCAGATTATTCAAGGCGGCATATCCCGGGCAGGAGCAGGTGCTGCGGTGGCGCTTATTTTAATGAGTGTGCCGATTACACTGTTTATTTTCTCGCAGAGCCGCATTATTGAGACGATGGCGAGCTCGGGCATGAAGGATTGA